One Brassica napus cultivar Da-Ae chromosome C4, Da-Ae, whole genome shotgun sequence genomic region harbors:
- the LOC106440493 gene encoding probable beta-1,3-galactosyltransferase 3 isoform X2, whose amino-acid sequence MSPKIKGENLYSRSFVSRKWTFLLCFASFCFGIFFTDRMWNIPESNDMARPSVTEAERLKLISEGCGPKTKEVKRDPQALFGEVSKTHNAIQTLDKTISSLEMELAAAKSAQESLTNGAPVSNDVEKNQLLGKKRRYLMVVGINTAFSSRKRRDSIRTTWMPQGEKRKKLEEEKGIIIRFVIGHSATAGGILDRSIEAEDKKHGDFMRLDHVEGYLELSGKTKKYFSTAFSMWDADFYVKVDDDVHVNIATLGETLVRHRKKPRVYIGCMKSGPVLSQKGVRYHEPEYWKFGENGNKYFRHATGQLYAISRDLASYVSINQHVLHKYANEDVTLGAWFIGLDVTHIDDRRLCCGTPPDCEWKAQAGNICVASFDWTCSGICRSADRIKEVHRRCGEPEKAIWKATF is encoded by the exons atgtcTCCAAAGATCAAAGGAGAGAATCTTTACTCTAGAAGCTTCGTATCAAGAAAATGGACGTTTCTACTCTGTTTTGCAAGTTTCTGCTTCGGGATATTTTTCACCGATAG GATGTGGAATATTCCAGAGTCTAACGACATGGCTCGACCATCCGTGACAGAAGCTGAAAGGTTGAAGCTTATCTCCGAAGGCTGTGGTCCTAAAACC AAAGAAGTAAAACGCGATCCCCAGGCTTTGTTTGGAGAAGTCTCCAAGACTCATAACGCTATACa GACATTGGATAAGACCATTTCAAGCTTAGAGATGGAGTTAGCCGCAGCTAAATCAGCTCAGGAGTCTTTAACGAACGGTGCTCCTGTTTCTAATGATGTGGAGAAGAACCAATTACTGgggaagaaaagaagatatttgATGGTTGTGGGGATTAATACTGCTTTTAGTAGCCGAAAGAGAAGAGATTCTATTCGAACTACTTGGATGCCTCAAG gtgaaaaaagaaagaaattggAGGAAGAAAAGGGAATTATTATCCGGTTTGTGATTGGTCACAG TGCCACGGCTGGTGGAATTCTAGACCGATCCATTGAAGCAGAGGACAAGAAGCATGGAGATTTCATGAGATTg GACCATGTTGAAGGATACTTAGAGTTATCaggcaaaacaaaaaaatatttttctacagcTTTCTCAATGTGGGATGCAGATTTCTATGTCAAAGTAGATGATGATGTTCATGTAAATATCG CAACTCTTGGAGAAACTCTTGTTAGACACAGGAAAAAACCTCGAGTCTATATAGGCTGCATGAAGTCTGGTCCAGTACTATCTCAAAA AGGAGTTAGATACCATGAGCCTGAGTATTGGAAGTTTGGTGAGAACGGGAACAAGTACTTCCGCCACGCTACTGGGCAGCTATACGCTATTTCAAGAGACTTGGCTTCTTATGTATCCATTAATCA GCATGTCCTGCACAAATACGCAAATGAGGATGTTACATTGGGTGCTTGGTTTATCGGTCTTGATGTCACCCATATCGATGACAGAAGACTATGTTGCGGCACTCCCCCTG ATTGTGAATGGAAGGCACAAGCAGGGAACATATGTGTTGCTTCATTTGATTGGACATGTAGCGGTATCTGCAGATCCGCTGATCGCATAAAAGAAGTTCACAGGAGATGTGGTGAACCGGAGAAAGCTATTTGGAAAGCTACATTTTGA
- the LOC106440494 gene encoding ent-kaurenoic acid oxidase 2, with protein MTETVWIMMWLPLVVMGLFVLKWLLKRVNVWIYESKLGEKRHYLPPGDLGWPFIGNMLPFLRAFKTSDPDSFIRTYITRYGHNGVYKVHMFGNPSVIVTTPETCRKVLTDDECFQPGWPKSTMELIGKKSFIGISFEEHKRLRRLTAAPVNGHEALSVYIKYIEETVVTALENWSKMGEIEFLTHVRKLTFRIIMYIFMSTESEHVMDALEREYTNLNYGVRAMAINIPGFAYHKALKARKKLVAAFQSSVTNRRNQRKQNVTTSNKKDMLDNLIDAKDENGRTLEDEEIIDVLLMYLNAGHESSGHTIMWATIFLQEHPEILQKAKEEQERIVKKRVPGQSLTLKETREMEYLSQVIDETLRVITFSLTAFREAKSDVQMNGYIIPKGWKVLTWFRDVHLDPEIYPDPKKFDPSRWEGYIPKAGTFLPFGLGSHLCPGNDLAKLEISIFLHHFLLKYRVDRSNPGCQVMFLPHTRPKDNCLARITKTAP; from the exons ATGACCGAAACGGTTTGGATCATGATGTGGTTACCTTTGGTAGTAATGGGATTGTTTGTTCTTAAATGGTTGTTGAAGAGAGTGAATGTTTGGATTTATGAGTCCAAACTTGGGGAGAAGAGACACTATCTTCCACCAGGAGATTTGGGATGGCCTTTCATAGGTAACATGTTGCCCTTTCTTAGAGCTTTCAAAACATCTGATCCTGATTCCTTCATCAGAACCTACATCACAAG GTATGGACATAACGGTGTTTATAAAGTACACATGTTTGGGAACCCAAGTGTAATAGTAACAACACCGGAGACTTGTCGGAAAGTTCTAACAGATGATGAATGCTTCCAGCCAGGCTGGCCCAAATCCACCATGGAGCTAATTGGCAAGAAGTCCTTTATCGGTATCTCCTTTGAAGAACACAAGCGGCTAAGGCGTTTGACCGCTGCTCCTGTCAATGGACATGAAGCTCTCTCTGTCTACATAAAGTACATTGAAGAAACTGTTGTTACCGCTCTAGAAAACTGGTCCAAAATGGGAGAAATCGAGTTCTTGACTCACGTGCGCAAGCTAACGTTTAGGATCATCATGTACATATTCATGAGCACAGAAAGTGAGCATGTTATGGATGCATTGGAAAGGGAATATACAAACCTTAACTATGGAGTTAGAGCAATGGCTATTAATATTCCTGGCTTTGCTTATCATAAAGCGCTTAAG GCCAGGAAAAAACTTGTGGCTGCGTTTCAGTCCTCAGTGACCAACAGAAGAAACCAAAGGAAGCAGAATGTAACAACATCCAATAAGAAAGACATGTTGGATAATCTAATAGATGCTAAAGATGAAAACGGAAGAACTCTAGAGGATGAGGAGATTATAGATGTTTTGTTGATGTATCTTAATGCAGGTCATGAATCTTCTGGACACACCATTATGTGGGCTACCATTTTCCTTCAGGAACACCCTGAGATTCTACAGAAGGCAAAG GAAGAACAAGAGAGGATTGTGAAAAAGAGAGTACCAGGCCAGAGTTTGACTCTTAAAGAGACACGTGAAATGGAGTATCTTTCTCAG GTTATTGATGAGACACTTCGAGTAATAACATTCTCTCTTACGGCCTTCCGAGAAGCAAAGAGTGATGTCCAAATGAATG GATATATCATACCAAAAGGCTGGAAGGTACTGACTTGGTTCAGGGACGTTCACCTGGATCCTGAGATCTACCCGGATCCAAAGAAATTTGATCCTTCAAGATGGGAA GGATACATACCAAAGGCAGGAACGTTCCTACCTTTTGGTTTAGGAAGCCATCTTTGTCCAGGAAACGATCTTGCCAAGCTCGAGatttccatttttcttcatcACTTCCTACTCAAATACCG GGTGGATAGGAGCAATCCTGGTTGTCAGGTGATGTTTTTGCCTCACACAAGACCAAAGGATAATTGCTTGGCAAGAATCACCAAAACGGCGCCGTAA
- the LOC106440493 gene encoding probable beta-1,3-galactosyltransferase 3 isoform X1, with translation MSPKIKGENLYSRSFVSRKWTFLLCFASFCFGIFFTDRMWNIPESNDMARPSVTEAERLKLISEGCGPKTLYQKEVKRDPQALFGEVSKTHNAIQTLDKTISSLEMELAAAKSAQESLTNGAPVSNDVEKNQLLGKKRRYLMVVGINTAFSSRKRRDSIRTTWMPQGEKRKKLEEEKGIIIRFVIGHSATAGGILDRSIEAEDKKHGDFMRLDHVEGYLELSGKTKKYFSTAFSMWDADFYVKVDDDVHVNIATLGETLVRHRKKPRVYIGCMKSGPVLSQKGVRYHEPEYWKFGENGNKYFRHATGQLYAISRDLASYVSINQHVLHKYANEDVTLGAWFIGLDVTHIDDRRLCCGTPPDCEWKAQAGNICVASFDWTCSGICRSADRIKEVHRRCGEPEKAIWKATF, from the exons atgtcTCCAAAGATCAAAGGAGAGAATCTTTACTCTAGAAGCTTCGTATCAAGAAAATGGACGTTTCTACTCTGTTTTGCAAGTTTCTGCTTCGGGATATTTTTCACCGATAG GATGTGGAATATTCCAGAGTCTAACGACATGGCTCGACCATCCGTGACAGAAGCTGAAAGGTTGAAGCTTATCTCCGAAGGCTGTGGTCCTAAAACC CTTTACCAGAAAGAAGTAAAACGCGATCCCCAGGCTTTGTTTGGAGAAGTCTCCAAGACTCATAACGCTATACa GACATTGGATAAGACCATTTCAAGCTTAGAGATGGAGTTAGCCGCAGCTAAATCAGCTCAGGAGTCTTTAACGAACGGTGCTCCTGTTTCTAATGATGTGGAGAAGAACCAATTACTGgggaagaaaagaagatatttgATGGTTGTGGGGATTAATACTGCTTTTAGTAGCCGAAAGAGAAGAGATTCTATTCGAACTACTTGGATGCCTCAAG gtgaaaaaagaaagaaattggAGGAAGAAAAGGGAATTATTATCCGGTTTGTGATTGGTCACAG TGCCACGGCTGGTGGAATTCTAGACCGATCCATTGAAGCAGAGGACAAGAAGCATGGAGATTTCATGAGATTg GACCATGTTGAAGGATACTTAGAGTTATCaggcaaaacaaaaaaatatttttctacagcTTTCTCAATGTGGGATGCAGATTTCTATGTCAAAGTAGATGATGATGTTCATGTAAATATCG CAACTCTTGGAGAAACTCTTGTTAGACACAGGAAAAAACCTCGAGTCTATATAGGCTGCATGAAGTCTGGTCCAGTACTATCTCAAAA AGGAGTTAGATACCATGAGCCTGAGTATTGGAAGTTTGGTGAGAACGGGAACAAGTACTTCCGCCACGCTACTGGGCAGCTATACGCTATTTCAAGAGACTTGGCTTCTTATGTATCCATTAATCA GCATGTCCTGCACAAATACGCAAATGAGGATGTTACATTGGGTGCTTGGTTTATCGGTCTTGATGTCACCCATATCGATGACAGAAGACTATGTTGCGGCACTCCCCCTG ATTGTGAATGGAAGGCACAAGCAGGGAACATATGTGTTGCTTCATTTGATTGGACATGTAGCGGTATCTGCAGATCCGCTGATCGCATAAAAGAAGTTCACAGGAGATGTGGTGAACCGGAGAAAGCTATTTGGAAAGCTACATTTTGA
- the LOC106444506 gene encoding transcription factor MYB101-like gives MDGGGETRVTETKVRGMKKGPWTTTEDAILTEYVRKHGEGNWNAVQKNSGLFRCGKSCRLRWANHLRPNLKKGSFSPDEEKMIIELHARLGNKWARMASQLPGRTDNEIKNYWNTRMKRRQRDGLPLYPQETQHQGIGNDDEFEFNSSQFQNQDHGNHQNMFQYAYSSNTPSSSSSFSSSSSQPSKRLCLDPLISSNPGLNQIPESPMNFSMFSLYNNSLENDHSLDNDKNQFLKYSSSSSNEFCNLNQLLEVPSENSDTNNTNKKDIDAMSYSSLLMGDHETRPSCFPFGLDNAVLELPSSSKTPTHWFTSNTILDDGVPLDPPAGNSGLLDAVLEESQALSRRGNFNDFTVSSSDLVEDQDKRVKMDCANRLINHNPSHLSSFETYPNIYKRYNEPTMEKAIVDDDDDILMSLLNNFPSTTLLPDDWYGMKDIQTGVSQSGNHQDNKRVELHKAPPSPNTVDPLASLGSCYWDNMPSIF, from the exons ATGGACGGTGGTGGAGAGACGAGGGTAACGGAGACGAAGGTGAGAGGGATGAAGAAAGGACCATGGACGACGACGGAGGATGCGATCTTGACCGAGTACGTGAGGAAACACGGGGAAGGTAACTGGAATGCGGTGCAGAAGAACTCAGGCTTGTTCCGGTGTGGGAAAAGCTGCCGTCTACGGTGGGCGAATCATCTCCGGCCAAATCTGAAGAAAGGATCATTTAGTCCTGATGAAGAGAAGATGATCATCGAGCTTCACGCTAGGTTGGGAAACAAATGGGCTCGCATGGCTTCTCAG TTACCTGGACGAACAGACAACGAGATCAAGAACTATTGGAACACAAGGATGAAGAGAAGACAGCGAGATGGTTTGCCTCTATACCCTCAAGAGACTCAGCATCAAGGGATTGGTAATGATGATGAGTTTGAGTTTAATTCATCTCAATTCCAAAACCAAGACCATGGTAATCACCAAAACATGTTTCAATACGCTTATTCCTCTAATACTCCATCATCCtcgtcttctttctcttcttcgtcttctcaaCCTTCAAAGAGGTTGTGTTTAGATCCCTTAATCTCTTCTAATCCTGGCCTAAACCAGATCCCTGAGTCTCCCATGAATTTTTCAATGTTCTCTCTTTACAACAATAGCCTTGAGAATGACCATAGCCTTGACAATGACAAGAACCAGTTTTTAAAATACTCATCCTCATCGTCCAATGAGTTTTGCAATCTAAACCAACTTCTTGAGGTACCATCCGAGAATTCGGACACAAACAATACCAATAAGAAAGACATTGATGCTATGAGTTATAGTTCATTGCTTATGGGAGATCATGAGACAAGACCGAGTTGTTTCCCTTTCGGACTAGACAATGCCGTCTTAGAGCTGccttcatcatccaaaacaccGACCCATTGGTTCACTTCGAATACTATACTTGACGATGGTGTCCCCCTTGATCCACCTGCGGGTAACAGTGGACTGCTTGATGCTGTCTTGGAGGAGTCTCAAGCCTTGTCTCGCCGTGGAAACTTCAATGACTTTACAGTTTCTTCGAGTGATCTAGTTGAGGATCAAGACAAGAGAGTGAAAATGGATTGTGCGAATCGGTTGATAAACCATAATCCTTCTCATCTATCATCATTCG AAacataccctaatatctacaaGAGATACAATGAGCCAACAATGGAGAAGGCAATAGTGGATGATGACGACGATATATTGATGAGCCTTCTCAACAACTTCCCTTCAACCACACTATTGCCTGATGATTGGTATGGGATGAAAGATATCCAAACGGGAGTCTCGCAGAGCGGAAACCATCAAGATAACAAAAGAGTAGAACTACACAAGGCGCCGCCTTCGCCCAATACTGTAGATCCTCTGGCCTCGTTGGGTTCATGCTACTGGGACAACATGCCTAGTATCTTCTAA